Genomic segment of Harmonia axyridis chromosome 6, icHarAxyr1.1, whole genome shotgun sequence:
GTCGCATATCGACACCAGGTGTAGAGTGGTAGCACATGCTGGCACGGATAATTATCGAAATGCTATGAAAGTAGGTGAATCAAGTCTTGGAAAAGTAATAACAATTTGTTGAAATATCTTGGAAGAGGTATACTGTGCATAGGAATAGTTATATAGCAGAAATTAAGTGCTTTGGTGTAAAACCTGATCGCAAAATTTAGCGTATTTTCTCTGAGACCTTGGTCATGAAATTTCTATCTTGTAGATAGAAACCCTAGCTGTTTTTATGTTTGTTCAAGAGTGTAAAAAAGTAAATTTCAAAGGGATGCACATATCAATATTGAAGAACAGTCAGGCCAGGCTGAAGAACTCACAATTACATAGTTAACACTCATTGCTGAGCTAGAAGTGACGTAATACATGAAATATTTGGCTAGAGGCAACGCAGTTATTCTCCTATGAGTTTCAATAAATATGCCAATCAGCTTGCATAAAATGTATCAAGGGTAATACCTGCTAGACCTGAACCCTTCTCTATGCTTGAAAAGGGACACTACAAGAAGTTTAGCAATAAGAGGTCGAGAATAAGGGATTCGTCTGGAGAAATAAGTCTCGACTTatccaattgaaaatattctgaattCTCTACTTCCCACACAAAAAACTCTAAGATTTTGTCTGACTGCTGACGACGCACagtcaatatttatttatttatttatttatttatttatatcccAACAGACCACAAAGGTCTCATTACAAGGATATACGAGTACCTTCTGCAGTTACTGAAAGTGGCAAACTCTACAAATCAGACATAGAAATATCTTATATAGCGTGAATATCCTGAACTCATCGGCCTACAAAGCACATCTCTGAACAAGCTAGTTCTAAATCCTTACTGAGTGATGGTTTCTAATGTTTCTATAGACGGCGTTCTTCTTGGGAATTGTTTAGCATGGTATAGTACAAAAGATCAAACAGGAGCCTTTTATTCCAAACTACTTTGCAACGTTTCTCTTTTCAAATTACTTTGTTCCAAGTAAAAACTCAAGGAAAAGTTGCAAATTAGTTTAGTGACAAATTGCCTTGGCATTGTTAACAGTATATTGTTGTGCAGTGGAATTATTTTCATCTTGCAAAGTAGTTCAATTCAATGGGCCTTGGTCTCAGTTTTAAATGGACACCTACATTTAATTCAAATCTCTTCCAAGGCATTTCTGCATTACGTAATAAGACGAAACTAGTGGCAATTGTAGAGTTATTCTAGACTGCTGATGTAGTGGTTCTGCTTGGAATGGGAGGATTCTCCTCTAAAACTCCTATTGGAGACCGTGTGATGGCTGAAGGAAACAGGATTTGTAAATTAGCAGAAAAATGCACCAAATACGCTCGTAGAGCTGTCATTGTTGTCTGCGCAACGCCAGTGAGTGTTATGACGCCTTTAGTCGTCGATATGTTCAAGAGAACAGACTGGTATCATCCTGCCAGGATAATTGGGTTTCCTGGACCCGTATCGGTAAGATATTAAAGAAGTTCTCAACCAATAAATTCTGAACTGCGAAAACTAATGGTTTAATCTATACTAGGAACCCAATAAAGTGATACTCCAATATTATTCAAAACTGATCTAACATTTTCCCGTTTTTTTCCAATATCTTTCAAATCTAATCACTGGAAAACTATCAGAATTGTAAGGCAAATatgatgataatttcaaatgattcagTTCAGGTATTCAATAGTTCCATAGAAACAAATAGAATTTCGGATGTTTTTTATCTGTGGAAGTTCCCAGAAATATTATCTTTAATTACAATGTAATATAACATTCAATACCTagttattaaattcaatattgAGAATCTAATTAGATCTTGAATGTTGAAGCATTACATCCTATCATATATACAGAGAATGATATATGGAATTCTACCTTTTTCACCTGAAATACAATCAATCTTTGTTATTTATGTCCAATCTGAACCAATGCCTATAGACTTCATCACGAATCGCAGATAAtagatattgtatttcttaGGTTGTCATCAATACTGAAGTAGCTCGTTACCAGTGTTTTGACCCTAGCATTGTCGATATACCAATAATAGGGGGACCAGATATAGAATCACTGGTACCAGTATTCTCAAAGGCTGTACCTTGCCCTGTGGACCGCGAAGGTGCAATAAGGTTAACAGCGAGGTTAAGAGGTATAGAACCGACTGATTTTCCGAGAAAATCCAGAACAGAAAACGTTTTCGTCACCGCAGTGAATCCTGAGGCTGTAGCTTTGAACAGGCTGGTTTCAGCTATAGCTTATGGTATCCATGGTGACGAGATGGCTGTGAGCTACGCCCATATCAGAACGAATTGGATCAAGACATGCAGGTGAGAAATTTAGATTAGAATGTTGATTATTCATTCGATATTGTCATAGATTCATGGTCTCCCAAGTGAGATTTGGTAAAAGTGGAGTTGTCCACAACTATGGTATGCCAGAGCTCAGCAAGTTTGAACAAGACTTACTAGAAAGAAGCGTAGCGCTAGTAAGCTGTAGAGAACAAATGGCCAAGGAGTATTTGGAATATTATCTATGTAAGAGAAGAGATATTCTGCCGTACTTCAAACAGAGGGAGGTTGAAATGTACCACGAGAAAAGGCAGAGTATGATGAGAAATTGATTTGTCCTAATATAAAGTGTTGTATCTAacttcaataaaatttcaattctacaCATTTAGAATTCACCTACTGAAGTATCAAGGTTAGATGACACTGTACACTCTTGGTGACTTAACATTTCCACTTCTTCAAGGATTCACACCTGAACAActcttacaaatagtgcaattttatttcgaaaataatggttctgtgctgaatacgtatcgcgcactacgaccattttattttgtttagcgatgaagcgcacttctggttgaatggctacgtcaacaaacaaaactgccgcatttggagtgcagctaatcctcaagtgtatgttgaaacacctttacatccagaaaaactgactgtttggtgcgctttatgggctggtgaaatcattggttcTTACTTCtgcaaaaacgatgatggccagaacgttacagtcaatggtgatcggtatagagccatgattactaactttttcattcctgaattgaacaaccatgatgtccaggagctgtggttccaacaagacggcgcaacatgtcacacagctcgtgccacaatcgatttatttaaagacacgtttggtgaccgcctaatttcacgttttggacctgtaaattggcctccaagatcttgtgatttaacaccgctagactactttatgtggggctatgtaaagtcattggtctatgcggataagccacaaacccttgaccatttggaagacaacattcgccgtgttattgccgatatacggtcacaaatgttggaaaaagtcatcgaaaattggacgtccagattggactacatccgagccagccctggcggtcatatgccagaaatcttatttgaaatgtaatgccatatatcttgcggataaataaaattcatgtcaatcgaataatccattattgttttattgcaatttaaagttttatatctgtataaaaacaccctttattttcatcaaatctataaatagtggaaccattgcctatcatTACCTGAACTGGCCTTTTTAATCCCCTGACTCGGGTAAGTAAGAGAcaaatcatacttcctccgttacatataaagttgggcttaatgaagcattttgtgaaggctcttgataagaatgggtcatgttttgcatataggggtaaaaatgcatcagttgagcacagaaaaactcaaagcagggatatttgacggcctacaaataagacaattaattgaggatcctgccttcataaattcaatgaatcaaattGAACGAGatgcttggacatcatttgtagttgaaatggttaacaagatgcttaatggtttgaaatccttagggtgcaatatgagtattaaaatacactatttacacagccacttagaccgttttccagaaaatttaggagacatgagtgagtaacaaggtgaaagatttcatcaATATATTAAAGTTATGAAGGAcggctaccaaggaagatgggtcatgcacatgatggcagaatactgctggagtttaaaaagaGACTctttaaaaaacattcaagaatgtcgcggaaaagaaactttcgaagtgttgaggggctatttgatttcttcaaggtttttttctgtttgtaagtacgacataatattgttgTGTTTTgtataactgaaataaaaatttcgtatataCTTTTGTTTTCTaacttacggatttgagttaaaataaacttatatttctctagaattttatatcttaaaaattttagcttctaggtaaaaatgaatacgttatttgaattcaggatatCAAATTTATATAGAATCAGCTCGAAAGACCTCGAAACTAAAACAGCTGTTCCCTTATATTAACTGTTAGGTAAACTCAAACACCTAGATGCGAAAAATCCTTATAAAAAACTAAACTCTAAGGATATTCATGAGAATAAATATTCTCGTTTCGTAATATGGGTGAAAAAATCTATAgaaataattaatgaagaatTTTGGCGTACGTTTCTAGGAAAATACTGGAGACGTTAAATGTTTGCAGTAGGTATCTTAAGCAAGGTGACCAACAAAACTATTAGATTAGAAGATTCTCATTCAGCAACAAgtgttgaaattcatttttcaatgaacCTGATACAGCTTATTTGATGGTTTGCCTTTCTTTCCAGAGAAGAAATATGCAGAAGAAAGCGTAAATACATGTATGTTTTGTCATATCAAAGTATTGAATTTGTTGTCAATTGTAAACGTATAGAAATTATTGAAGACCGATGTAAATAACTCCCTCTCTTATGAtgactagtatttcaatattaatcaTTGATATACATCATCTCAAATTTATTAAGGTAACAATGACACAGCTATTTATAGCTCTGGATCTATTTCAAGTCAGCGAATTCAATGAAACGACAATTAACTCTTCTGACTCCAGCAATGAATCGATTGAAACACGGGAATAAAACCCCACAAACGTCTATTTTCCTGGCTTAATTAACCGGAATGATGAAATTCCTGGAGGAGCTACACGAAGCTTTAATTTTCCAGGCAGGATTGAAAGTCACCATGGCAACGAGACTTACGGGACAGATATCGCGCCTGGATGAAAATCGAGGTTCAAGAAAATCCCATCGAATATCGAAGGGCCACAAAGCTGAGTGTGTTTTTGGCAGATGATCAAGagtggaaatatttttcttatcgtGTTTTCTTAGGAGGTTGTGACAGGAGATGTGCATCGTTGGGAATTGTGGTGTTGGAATGGAGGACATACATCATGAAATCGTGCCAATAAGTTTGAAGGTTTATGTTCAAGCTAGACGACCGTAATGCATAATTTATTTTGGTGTTTTCAGCGTTTGAGTTCGATTTATCATAGAAGGATAGATGACTTCAATGAAAACGGTTGTCAAAGTGGTAATAGCTTCCAGTTTTTCAGTGTAGACCTAATAGGAATGAGCATATGAGCTTCATTGTGGGATTAACTACATCAATATTTATGATGCTTATATTAAAAGAGGCTCGACTGATTTGATATAATTTGATAGCAAATATATTGAGACGTTTATTTTCGAAGAAGAGCCACGTAATTAAGTTATTTGTGCCTCAGTTAGAAGATATAAATCTCGAAGACAAATGCTGTGAGCCTGACGATTCTATTGCCATTCTTTTCGCTTCTTTAATGAGAACATTCTTGATCATGACATCTTACGGTTTGGTAATAAAAATTGGTATCACTTGCGTGTGCATTGGTAATTCTACcctatttttggttttttcctcattttttctcgTCTAGATTTGAGAGTAAAGATATaacttttcaaatttattatctatcatTTCCTAACAAATAATTGAGTTTTTGAAGTGATTTTGACTGATGAGATTTGCTCGATGCTGGAACTGGAAGATTTCCTTAAAATTGTATCGCTGGAAGTGAAAATTCCATACTATCATATATCTAGGCGCAAAAAATACTTGAATTTTTATCCTtggtatttgaagaatattatttgAGTCCTGGTAATGGAAAGTTTAAGTACAACCGTAGTCCTGGTAAGTGAAGAATGTCTCTGACTGTTGTACTGTAGAGCTGATGGAACGTGCCTTCTTAGATCAGATCAGATATCAAGCAGAACCCATTGCACTTTTGGACCCCTATTACTACAAATTGGAATTAGTGAGCTTATTGTGTATAGAATCAAATCCTCCTTTAATTCAAGGCCGACCTAGAATTTTGAAACTCATATTATATGAACCATTGTATAAAGATTCTTTTTATATCTTTAAACGATGATAATACAAGGAAGAAAAAATTAGCCTGTTCGAATTCAGTAAAGGTGGCAGTAGATATCTGTATCAGATAAATACGTTATACCGTTGGTCACCCAACGTTAAGGTCAAATAAagcagagtttttgctgaggtttttatctgttctcttgtatcatacgttgaaatgtatgatgccccgttacatttcctctgctaatactgagattcatcgacacatatgcttgattgtttgaaattaatattttgtatagctctttctcaaaagaatatatatatatagcattGTGAATACCTTTATGTGCTAGACTTGAATTGAAAGTTATCAAATTGACACCTGTCAACAACAAACATCTggtcaaaaacaatttttcaactgTCATTTGGTAAATTTTGCTTCGAGAAAA
This window contains:
- the LOC123681621 gene encoding malate dehydrogenase, mitochondrial-like encodes the protein MLPRSILRRYCSALAKSKELKKKICEETEETRFCNVALIGADTKLGELTAFLMKPNPLITTLHLQGGAGVVGLCEDLSHIDTRCRVVAHAGTDNYRNAMKTADVVVLLGMGGFSSKTPIGDRVMAEGNRICKLAEKCTKYARRAVIVVCATPVSVMTPLVVDMFKRTDWYHPARIIGFPGPVSVVINTEVARYQCFDPSIVDIPIIGGPDIESLVPVFSKAVPCPVDREGAIRLTARLRGIEPTDFPRKSRTENVFVTAVNPEAVALNRLVSAIAYGIHGDEMAVSYAHIRTNWIKTCRFMVSQVRFGKSGVVHNYGMPELSKFEQDLLERSVALVSCREQMAKEYLEYYLCKRRDILPYFKQREVEMYHEKRQSMMRN